In Quercus robur chromosome 11, dhQueRobu3.1, whole genome shotgun sequence, the following proteins share a genomic window:
- the LOC126707341 gene encoding protein REPRESSOR OF SILENCING 3 isoform X1: protein MDERASLSNNMEDEEAEKASEMRIFVGGLGESVSAEDLQRMFGSLGVVERLDIVRTKSRSFAYVDFSPSSLKSLCKLFSTYNGCVWKGGRLKLEKAKEHYLVRLKREWAEQAELASRAPSNGFDANEDISSSNKPKKDLNSETKQLRIYFPSLRKVKVLPLSGSGKHKYSFRNVEVPPLPIHFCDCEEHSIDPQPAKEKQTSDLEAQSGGINEEEINIMNSVMNKLFEREKVLDAAHSGNGQAKERDNSAKLISGLQFDENEADSETDEDNLIINVVKRKNNRMDFLGVQEKERISENQDSGFSGKRTSKDGQNQNALKEQKRNTAPPNKKRKSLNEESDENGSLSAITRGKGKLKTHSDESAVLGAQLAEPESGIQQSAPVVSWSQKSSWRALVGDKSNTSFSVSHILPGIASSKEQQPNFDGSSVPDSTFSKNDNLVRHGHHLESHSSETIKEEDSQDSGFSGKRTSKDGQNQNALKEQKRNTVPPNKKRKSLNQESDENGSLSTITRGKGKLKTHSDESAVLGAQLAEPESGIQQSAPVVSWSQKSSWRALVGDKSNTSFSVSHILPGIASSKEHQPKFDGSSVPDSTVSKNDDLVRHGDHLESHSSETIKEEVTETQPAKPSAASTNSGRGAAWLQKSSWTQLISENNNSSFSLEQLLPGISYEKQVQAKPNSVDIVDSTNGEHSDLRKDDNSELPGTGSTILVTGKDVRSTPEKHQQTVVGNNEAPAPIFERKHDSAPKLTSTRNVTIGETCSFMRSAASLKEWSKTKAALSGSLKRKSGEK, encoded by the exons ATGGATGAAAGAGCATCCTTATCAAACAATATGGAGGATGAGGAAGCAGAAAAAGCGAGTGAGATGAGGATATTCGTGGGAGGTTTGGGAGAGAGCGTGAGTGCTGAAGATTTGCAGAGGATGTTTGGATCATTGGGAGTTGTTGAGAGACTTGATATTGTCAGGACCAAATCTCGCAGCTTTGCCTATGTCGATTTCTCCCCTTCTTCTCTCAAGTCCCTTTGCAAGCTCTTCAGCACT TATAATGGGTGTGTCTGGAAGGGAGGGAGGTTGAAGCTTGAGAAGGCTAAAGAACATTATCTTGTCCGTTTGAAACGAGAGTGGGCAGAACAAGCTGAACTTGCAAGTAGGGCACCTAGTAATGGTTTTGATGCGAATGAAGACATATCCTCTTCCAACAAGCCTAAGAAAGACCTTAATTCAGAAACAAAGCAACTTCGGATTTACTTTCCCAGCTTAAGAAAG GTGAAAGTATTGCCATTAAGTGGAAGTGGAAAACACAAGTACAGTTTCCGAAATGTTGAGGTTCCTCCTCTCCCAATTCATTTCTGTGACTGTGAAGAGCATTCTATTGATCCTCAACctgcaaaagaaaaacaaactaGTGATCTAGAAGCACAAAGTGGGGGCATAAATGAGGAAGAGATTAACATAATGAATTCGGTGATGAACAAGCTCTTTGAAAGGGAAAAGGTATTGGATGCTGCACATAGTGGAAATGGACAGGCGAAGGAAAGAGATAATTCTGCCAAATTGATTTCTGGCTTGCAATTTGATGAGAATGAAGCAGACTCTGAAACGGATGAAGATAATCTCATAATTAATGTggtgaaaaggaaaaacaataggATGGATTTTTTAGGTGTCCAGGAAAAGGAGCGAATTTCTGAAAATCAG GACTCGGGATTTAGTGGCAAGCGAACTTCCAAGGATGGGCAAAATCAGAATGCGCTCAAAGAGCAGAAAAGGAATACCGCACCTCCTAACAAGAAGAGGAAATCACTCAATGAAGAAAGTGATGAAAATGGGTCTCTCTCTGCTATCACTAGAGGCAAGGGGAAGTTAAAAACCCATTCAGATGAGTCAGCTGTATTGGGAGCTCAACTGGCTGAACCAGAATCTGGTATCCAACAATCAGCTCCAGTTGTTTCTTGGTCTCAGAAGTCTTCGTGGAGAGCTCTTGTTGGTGATAAGAGCAACACTTCATTCAGCGTCTCACATATCTTGCCAGGCATTGCCTCTAGCAAGGAACAGCAACCAAATTTTGATGGTTCATCTGTGcctgactccactttcagcaaAAACGACAACCTAGTAAGGCATGGACATCACTTGGAAAGCCATTCAAGTGAAACAATTAAAGAGGAGGACTCCCAGGACTCGGGATTTAGTGGCAAGCGAACTTCCAAGGATGGGCAAAATCAGAATGCGCTCAAAGAGCAGAAAAGGAATACTGTACCTCCTAACAAGAAGAGGAAGTCACTGAATCAAGAAAGTGATGAAAATGGATCACTCTCTACTATCACTAGAGGCAAGGGGAAGTTAAAAACCCATTCAGATGAGTCAGCTGTATTGGGAGCTCAACTGGCTGAACCAGAATCTGGTATCCAACAATCAGCTCCAGTTGTATCTTGGTCTCAGAAGTCTTCATGGAGAGCTCTTGTTGGTGATAAGAGTAACACTTCATTCAGCGTCTCACATATATTGCCAGGCATTGCCTCTAGCAAGGAACATCAACCAAAATTTGATGGTTCATCTGTGCCTGACTCCACTGTCAGCAAAAACGACGACTTAGTAAGGCATGGAGATCACTTGGAAAGTCATTCAAGTGAAACAATTAAAGAAGAGGTCACAGAAACTCAGCCTGCCAAACCTAGTGCAGCTTCAACTAATTCTGGCAGAGGTGCTGCTTGGCTCCAGAAATCCTCTTGGACACAATTGATTAGTGAGAATAACAATAGTTCATTTAGCCTTGAACAACTTTTGCCTGGTATTTCTTATGAAAAGCAAGTGCAAGCAAAGCCCAATAGTGTGGACATTGTTGATTCCACCAACGGCGAGCACAGTGATTTAAGGAAagatgataatagtgaattgCCTGGAACTGGATCTACTATTTTGGTAACTGGAAAGGACGTTAGGAGTACTCCAGAGAAACATCAGCAGACTGTTGTGGGTAATAATGAGGCCCCTGCTCCAATATTTGAGAGAAAACATGATTCAGCACCAAAGCTAACATCTACTAGGAATGTTACAATTGGTGAAACTTGTTCTTTTATGAGAAGTGCTGCTTCTCTGAAAGAGTGGTCAAAAACTAAGGCTGCTTTAAGTGGGTCACTCAAGAGAAAAAGTGGTGAGAAATAG
- the LOC126707341 gene encoding protein REPRESSOR OF SILENCING 3 isoform X2, producing the protein MDERASLSNNMEDEEAEKASEMRIFVGGLGESVSAEDLQRMFGSLGVVERLDIVRTKSRSFAYVDFSPSSLKSLCKLFSTYNGCVWKGGRLKLEKAKEHYLVRLKREWAEQAELASRAPSNGFDANEDISSSNKPKKDLNSETKQLRIYFPSLRKVKVLPLSGSGKHKYSFRNVEVPPLPIHFCDCEEHSIDPQPAKEKQTSDLEAQSGGINEEEINIMNSVMNKLFEREKVLDAAHSGNGQAKERDNSAKLISGLQFDENEADSETDEDNLIINVVKRKNNRMDFLGVQEKERISENQDSGFSGKRTSKDGQNQNALKEQKRNTAPPNKKRKSLNEESDENGSLSAITRGKGKLKTHSDESAVLGAQLAEPESGIQQSAPVVSWSQKSSWRALVGDKSNTSFSVSHILPGIASSKEQQPNFDGSSVPDSTFSKNDNLVRHGDHLESHSSETIKEEVTETQPAKPSAASTNSGRGAAWLQKSSWTQLISENNNSSFSLEQLLPGISYEKQVQAKPNSVDIVDSTNGEHSDLRKDDNSELPGTGSTILVTGKDVRSTPEKHQQTVVGNNEAPAPIFERKHDSAPKLTSTRNVTIGETCSFMRSAASLKEWSKTKAALSGSLKRKSGEK; encoded by the exons ATGGATGAAAGAGCATCCTTATCAAACAATATGGAGGATGAGGAAGCAGAAAAAGCGAGTGAGATGAGGATATTCGTGGGAGGTTTGGGAGAGAGCGTGAGTGCTGAAGATTTGCAGAGGATGTTTGGATCATTGGGAGTTGTTGAGAGACTTGATATTGTCAGGACCAAATCTCGCAGCTTTGCCTATGTCGATTTCTCCCCTTCTTCTCTCAAGTCCCTTTGCAAGCTCTTCAGCACT TATAATGGGTGTGTCTGGAAGGGAGGGAGGTTGAAGCTTGAGAAGGCTAAAGAACATTATCTTGTCCGTTTGAAACGAGAGTGGGCAGAACAAGCTGAACTTGCAAGTAGGGCACCTAGTAATGGTTTTGATGCGAATGAAGACATATCCTCTTCCAACAAGCCTAAGAAAGACCTTAATTCAGAAACAAAGCAACTTCGGATTTACTTTCCCAGCTTAAGAAAG GTGAAAGTATTGCCATTAAGTGGAAGTGGAAAACACAAGTACAGTTTCCGAAATGTTGAGGTTCCTCCTCTCCCAATTCATTTCTGTGACTGTGAAGAGCATTCTATTGATCCTCAACctgcaaaagaaaaacaaactaGTGATCTAGAAGCACAAAGTGGGGGCATAAATGAGGAAGAGATTAACATAATGAATTCGGTGATGAACAAGCTCTTTGAAAGGGAAAAGGTATTGGATGCTGCACATAGTGGAAATGGACAGGCGAAGGAAAGAGATAATTCTGCCAAATTGATTTCTGGCTTGCAATTTGATGAGAATGAAGCAGACTCTGAAACGGATGAAGATAATCTCATAATTAATGTggtgaaaaggaaaaacaataggATGGATTTTTTAGGTGTCCAGGAAAAGGAGCGAATTTCTGAAAATCAG GACTCGGGATTTAGTGGCAAGCGAACTTCCAAGGATGGGCAAAATCAGAATGCGCTCAAAGAGCAGAAAAGGAATACCGCACCTCCTAACAAGAAGAGGAAATCACTCAATGAAGAAAGTGATGAAAATGGGTCTCTCTCTGCTATCACTAGAGGCAAGGGGAAGTTAAAAACCCATTCAGATGAGTCAGCTGTATTGGGAGCTCAACTGGCTGAACCAGAATCTGGTATCCAACAATCAGCTCCAGTTGTTTCTTGGTCTCAGAAGTCTTCGTGGAGAGCTCTTGTTGGTGATAAGAGCAACACTTCATTCAGCGTCTCACATATCTTGCCAGGCATTGCCTCTAGCAAGGAACAGCAACCAAATTTTGATGGTTCATCTGTGcctgactccactttcagcaaAAACGACAAC TTAGTAAGGCATGGAGATCACTTGGAAAGTCATTCAAGTGAAACAATTAAAGAAGAGGTCACAGAAACTCAGCCTGCCAAACCTAGTGCAGCTTCAACTAATTCTGGCAGAGGTGCTGCTTGGCTCCAGAAATCCTCTTGGACACAATTGATTAGTGAGAATAACAATAGTTCATTTAGCCTTGAACAACTTTTGCCTGGTATTTCTTATGAAAAGCAAGTGCAAGCAAAGCCCAATAGTGTGGACATTGTTGATTCCACCAACGGCGAGCACAGTGATTTAAGGAAagatgataatagtgaattgCCTGGAACTGGATCTACTATTTTGGTAACTGGAAAGGACGTTAGGAGTACTCCAGAGAAACATCAGCAGACTGTTGTGGGTAATAATGAGGCCCCTGCTCCAATATTTGAGAGAAAACATGATTCAGCACCAAAGCTAACATCTACTAGGAATGTTACAATTGGTGAAACTTGTTCTTTTATGAGAAGTGCTGCTTCTCTGAAAGAGTGGTCAAAAACTAAGGCTGCTTTAAGTGGGTCACTCAAGAGAAAAAGTGGTGAGAAATAG
- the LOC126707342 gene encoding myb family transcription factor PHL6-like, protein MDSQDQYSLKCSSSAAVLPHCIQPKPPNSLTQTPPKDKLYAKHLSNESDSSCIQNPKSTYAPSSMFCTSLHFSSSTSPETSCYLGNQPFLPNPPNSDGYLPAVNSPKSSLPSGGGVNGRCVKETSFVLMKGFEYNIPGQCSDGTFWGENYASDSLTLSQQLELQNFSEELNIAIDDTSDNPRLAEIYKSPQISQIAITDLQNSKNDCPSVMHMNDQSNSKQEFPEATVAHKARIRWTSELHEHFLDAVDKLGGPENATPKSISKLMNVEGLNIYHIKSHLQKYRLAKNVPELKHDGETSSFEQKKSASTNNDNEECITRNMSITEALRMQIEVQRQLHEQLKVQKSLQVLIEQHGEYLKKLLEEQEKVGAPLIPASASPPRRAESKTDSSSSSLSKHKPSDSDSIESEQLSGQKRPRQ, encoded by the exons ATGGATTCACAAGACCAATATTCATTGAAGTGCAGCTCATCAGCAGCTGTTCTCCCCCACTGCATACAACCAAAACCGCCCAATTCCCTTACACAAACTCCGCCAAAAGACAAGTTATATGCAAAACATTTGTCTAATGAATCTGATAGCTCTTGTATCCAAAATCCTAAAAGCACGTATGCTCCATCTTCTATGTTCTGTACTAGTTTACATTTTTCATCTTCAACAAGCCCTGAGACTTCATGCTATCTTGGAAACCAACCTTTCCTACCAAATCCCCCGAACTCCGACGGGTACCTTCCTGCTGTTAATTCACCAAAGTCTTCATTGCCTTCAGGTGGAGGTGTAAATGGTAGATGTGTGAAAGAGACATCATTTGTCTTGATGAAGGGATTCGAATACAATATTCCTGGACAATGTTCTGATGGTACTTTCTGGGGCGAGAATTATGCAAGTGACAGTTTAACATTATCACAGCAGTTggaattacaaaatttttctgAAGAGCTCAACATAGCTATAGATGATACCAGTGACAACCCTAGGCTTGCT gAAATATATAAATCACCACAAATTTCACAAATTGCGATCACAGACTTGCAAAACAGCAAGAATGATTGTCCTTCAGTCATGCATATGAATGACCAGAGTAATTCAAAACAAGAATTTCCAGAGGCTACAGTGGCACATAAGGCAAGAATAAGATGGACATCAGAGCTCCATGAGCATTTCTTAGATGCAGTCGACAAACTTGGTGGCCCTGAGA ATGCTACTCCAAAGAGCATATCGAAGCTCATGAATGTTGAAGGTTTAAACATCTACCATATCAAGAGCCACTTGCAG AAATACCGACTTGCCAAGAATGTGCCAGAGTTGAAACATG ATGGAGAGACTTCCAGCTTTGAACAAAAGAAGTCAGCTTCAACCAACAATGATAATGAAGAATGTATAACAAG AAACATGTCAATTACAGAGGCTTTGCGTATGCAAATTGAAGTTCAAAGGCAGCTCCATGAACAGCTCAAG GTACAAAAGTCTCTTCAAGTACTCATAGAGCAGCATGGAGAGTACTTGAAGAAACTTTTGGAAGAGCAAGAGAAAGTTGGGGCTCCCTTAATTCCTGCCAGTGCCTCCCCGCCAAGACGAGCAGAGTCTAAAACTGACAGTTCTTCGTCTTCACTGTCAAAGCATAAACCCTCTGACTCCGATTCTATTGAATCTGAACAGTTAAGTGGTCAAAAGCGGCCTCGACAATAA